One region of Catenuloplanes indicus genomic DNA includes:
- a CDS encoding sensor histidine kinase, translating to MRLPSPFQRAALICVVLAVGAYLSREAAAGSGQWLQVLFVRACTREDGSLSAGRFCSAGADEDVTYQVMLLLILAVLFAVAMTGMHWAVGQPIRELAAQIRGLGPQNFSYRVHSGSRRGAMADLAGAVNDMISRVAVGYESQRRFAADASHELRTPLAVQRTLIEVGLARNPSPEKLRVISEQLLETNERNVRLIEALLVLSETDRGLASRSELRLDTIVASVLDEHRHSAAQAQVTITPRLTPRVVLGERVLLERLVSNLVQNAIKYNRPGGTITVVVGGEPALAVENTGDDVPAEAVAGLFEPFRRLHGSRIDHSGGVGLGLTIVRSIVQAHDGSITGTSSGSDGLRVEVFLPRTGTVKKA from the coding sequence ATGAGGCTGCCCTCTCCGTTCCAGCGGGCGGCCCTCATCTGCGTCGTGCTGGCGGTGGGCGCCTACCTGTCCCGGGAGGCCGCCGCCGGTTCGGGTCAGTGGCTTCAGGTCCTGTTCGTCCGAGCCTGTACGCGCGAGGACGGCTCCCTCTCGGCCGGCAGGTTCTGCAGCGCCGGCGCGGACGAGGACGTCACGTACCAGGTGATGCTGCTGCTGATCCTGGCCGTCCTGTTCGCGGTCGCCATGACGGGGATGCACTGGGCGGTCGGCCAGCCGATCCGCGAGCTGGCGGCGCAGATCCGCGGCCTGGGCCCGCAGAACTTCTCCTACCGGGTGCACAGCGGCTCGCGCCGTGGCGCGATGGCGGACCTGGCGGGCGCGGTCAACGACATGATCAGCAGGGTGGCGGTCGGTTACGAGTCGCAGCGCCGGTTCGCGGCGGACGCCTCGCACGAACTGCGCACCCCGCTCGCGGTGCAGCGAACACTGATCGAGGTCGGCCTGGCCCGCAATCCGAGCCCGGAGAAACTGCGGGTCATCTCCGAGCAGTTGCTCGAGACGAACGAGCGGAACGTACGGCTGATCGAGGCACTTCTGGTGCTCAGCGAAACCGACCGGGGCCTGGCGTCCCGAAGCGAACTCCGGCTGGACACGATCGTGGCCTCGGTCCTCGACGAGCACCGGCACAGCGCCGCCCAGGCGCAGGTCACCATCACCCCACGGCTCACGCCCAGGGTGGTGCTCGGCGAACGGGTGCTACTGGAACGTCTGGTGTCGAACCTGGTGCAGAACGCGATCAAGTACAACCGGCCGGGTGGGACGATCACCGTCGTGGTGGGCGGCGAACCGGCCCTGGCGGTCGAGAACACCGGCGACGACGTACCGGCCGAAGCGGTTGCCGGGCTGTTCGAGCCGTTCCGGCGGCTCCATGGGTCTCGTATCGACCACAGTGGCGGCGTCGGGCTGGGGCTGACCATCGTCCGGTCGATCGTGCAGGCGCACGACGGCAGCATCACCGGGACGTCCTCGGGCAGCGACGGGCTGCGTGTCGAGGTCTTCCTGCCGCGGACGGGGACGGTAAAGAAAGCGTAA
- a CDS encoding response regulator transcription factor: MRVLIADDERILADTVADGLREFAMAVDVVYDGDAALERLTVNRYDVAVLDRDMPVLTGEEVCRHVVDAGIDTRVLLLTAAAGIRDRVEGLGMGADDYLTKPFAFAELVARVQALGRRANQAQKPVLERDGIVLDVPRHTVSRDGLPLRLSPKEFAVLRILLRADGAVVSAEDLLEQAWDEHADPFTNSVRVTVMTLRKKLGAPAVIHTVPRVGYRLGR; encoded by the coding sequence GTGCGGGTACTGATCGCCGACGACGAGCGGATCCTGGCGGACACGGTTGCCGACGGCCTGCGGGAGTTCGCGATGGCGGTCGATGTCGTCTACGACGGTGACGCGGCGCTGGAACGACTCACGGTGAACCGGTACGACGTAGCGGTCCTCGACCGGGACATGCCGGTCCTGACCGGTGAAGAGGTGTGCCGGCACGTCGTCGACGCCGGCATCGACACCCGGGTCCTGCTGCTGACCGCCGCGGCCGGGATCCGGGACCGGGTCGAAGGCCTGGGTATGGGCGCCGACGACTACCTGACGAAGCCGTTCGCGTTCGCCGAGTTGGTGGCCCGTGTGCAGGCGCTGGGCCGGCGGGCGAACCAGGCGCAGAAGCCGGTGCTGGAGCGGGACGGGATCGTGCTCGACGTCCCTCGGCACACCGTGTCCCGGGACGGGCTGCCGCTGCGGCTCTCGCCGAAGGAGTTCGCGGTGCTGCGGATCCTGTTGCGCGCGGACGGCGCCGTGGTCAGCGCCGAGGATCTGCTGGAACAGGCGTGGGACGAGCACGCGGACCCGTTCACCAACAGTGTGCGGGTCACCGTGATGACGTTGCGGAAGAAGCTCGGCGCCCCAGCGGTGATCCATACGGTGCCGCGGGTGGGATATCGGCTCGGCCGATGA
- a CDS encoding CPBP family intramembrane glutamic endopeptidase → MTALLDAPDGLAHRDRTLRFELLIVFGLSLGQSAVFSLVNIVGRLTASTPLSAQTSTLNPAASDRPYLDLTLQLLRIFFALMPVALALHLLARDRAAGMGLDFRRPFFDLGSGSALAAGIGLPGLGLYLVARELGLNTTVVASALNDVWWTVPVLVLAAAKNAVLEEVLVVGYLMRRLEHLRWRVPAIILTSSVLRGSYHLYQGFGGFIGNIVMGVVFCLFHLRFKRVMPLIVAHTILDIVAFVGYALLAPHVSWL, encoded by the coding sequence GTGACCGCGCTCCTGGACGCCCCCGACGGCCTCGCACACCGCGACCGTACCCTCCGGTTCGAGCTGCTGATCGTCTTCGGCCTGTCGCTCGGCCAGTCCGCGGTCTTCTCGCTGGTCAACATCGTCGGCCGGCTCACCGCGTCCACGCCGCTGTCCGCACAGACGTCCACGCTCAACCCGGCCGCGTCCGACCGCCCCTACCTCGACCTGACACTCCAGCTGCTGCGGATCTTCTTCGCGCTGATGCCGGTCGCGCTCGCGCTGCACCTGCTGGCCCGTGACCGCGCCGCCGGCATGGGCCTGGACTTCCGCCGCCCGTTCTTCGACCTCGGTTCCGGCAGCGCCCTGGCCGCCGGCATCGGGCTGCCCGGCCTCGGCCTCTACCTGGTCGCCCGCGAACTGGGCCTGAACACCACGGTGGTCGCGTCCGCGCTCAACGACGTCTGGTGGACCGTGCCCGTCCTCGTCCTGGCCGCCGCGAAGAACGCCGTCCTGGAGGAGGTGCTGGTCGTCGGCTACCTGATGCGCCGCCTCGAACACCTCCGCTGGCGCGTCCCCGCGATCATCCTCACCAGCTCGGTGCTCCGCGGCTCGTACCACCTATATCAGGGCTTCGGCGGTTTCATCGGCAACATCGTGATGGGCGTCGTCTTCTGCCTCTTCCACCTTCGCTTCAAGCGCGTCATGCCCCTGATCGTCGCCCACACGATCCTCGACATCGTCGCGTTCGTCGGCTACGCCCTGCTGGCCCCGCACGTGTCCTGGCTGTAG
- a CDS encoding globin domain-containing protein, whose translation MGDLPHLLRESWAVVEEQREKLAGYFYARIFLSYPHLRELFPVQMDVQRSRLLSAIVTAVQTIDDPERLDDYLRGLGRDHRKFQVTPEQYGVVGDALLESLRIFGGDRWTADFDRAWREAYDMISQKMISAARDETGDPAFWVAEVLSHERRGRDIAVLTVLPGQPLEFRAGQYVSVECPAYRPRVWRVYSMANAPRRDRTLEFHVRALSSGWVSGALVRRVRAGDLLRLAAPMGSMTLDRRSTRDIVCVAGSTGLAPIKALLEELTRFNRTRWVHVFFGAATREELYDLPELRAIAAAHPWVSLVPACSRDASFDGEHGNVSEIVGRYGPWNDHDFYVAGSTEMVRATLRTLAALDVPRSRIRHD comes from the coding sequence ATGGGCGATCTGCCGCACCTTCTGCGCGAGAGCTGGGCCGTCGTCGAGGAGCAGCGGGAGAAGCTGGCGGGCTACTTCTACGCGCGGATCTTCCTGTCCTATCCGCATCTGCGTGAGCTGTTCCCGGTGCAGATGGACGTGCAGCGGTCGCGGCTGCTGAGTGCGATCGTCACGGCGGTGCAGACGATCGACGATCCGGAGCGGCTGGACGACTATCTGCGCGGGCTGGGCCGGGATCACCGGAAGTTCCAGGTCACGCCGGAGCAGTACGGAGTGGTCGGCGACGCGCTGCTGGAGTCGTTGCGGATCTTCGGGGGCGACCGCTGGACGGCGGACTTCGACCGGGCCTGGCGGGAGGCGTACGACATGATCTCGCAGAAGATGATCTCCGCGGCGCGGGACGAGACGGGCGATCCGGCGTTCTGGGTCGCGGAGGTGCTCAGCCACGAGCGGCGCGGGCGGGACATCGCGGTGCTGACGGTGCTGCCGGGGCAGCCGCTGGAGTTCCGGGCCGGGCAGTACGTGAGCGTGGAGTGCCCGGCGTACCGGCCGCGGGTGTGGCGGGTCTACTCGATGGCGAACGCGCCGCGCCGGGACCGCACGCTGGAGTTCCACGTCCGCGCGCTGAGCAGCGGGTGGGTGTCCGGCGCGCTGGTCCGCCGAGTGCGCGCCGGTGATCTGCTGCGGCTGGCCGCGCCGATGGGCTCGATGACGCTGGACCGCCGCTCGACCCGGGACATCGTGTGCGTGGCCGGCAGCACCGGCCTGGCCCCGATCAAGGCGCTGCTGGAAGAGCTGACCCGGTTCAACCGTACGCGCTGGGTGCACGTGTTCTTCGGTGCCGCGACCCGGGAGGAGCTGTACGACCTGCCGGAACTGCGGGCGATCGCGGCTGCGCACCCGTGGGTGTCACTGGTGCCGGCGTGCAGCCGGGACGCGAGCTTCGACGGCGAGCACGGCAACGTGTCGGAGATCGTCGGCCGGTACGGGCCCTGGAACGACCACGACTTCTACGTGGCCGGTTCGACGGAGATGGTCCGGGCCACGCTGCGCACGCTGGCCGCGCTGGACGTGCCGCGATCACGCATCCGGCACGACTAG
- a CDS encoding peptide deformylase, with protein sequence MTAQPASPTSPLERAADSFAAELSQWRADRGMTKKQLAARMGFDPSYVSHVEGRRHRPTEDFARRAEAVLDAGGRIWQRFQEYDELRHVRSSGLTHRDPPVPEQWLPPGTGLVVEQEIAELVYADGEYRCVIRRALYNAGTEPVTRYMVKVAVDRYPGDPERSNRHHREHPLSFDELKLTAFWGAPYAREPMRWRKKRDRDADKEMWLLFENDNGRFPLYPGQRTTIEYGYSVAEEKWGQWFQRAVRLPTRQLTVRLDFPAALDPTVWGEETSLSAEEAPLRTPFTRHEENDRAVFEWSTDEPPLNARYKLSWRFRGTPAPTGGQRASDRMRAAGILQRGDTRLGTPARRLPLPEQARQARDVAEALHRAAGRVETLHDFRKGMGLAAPQIGLPVAVAVIRPPDPAVEPVTLINPRVVTESAETDVQYEGCLSFFDERGPVRRPLRIDVEHERWDGTRVITTFERAMARLVAHEIDHLDGRLYLDRMPPDARLVSVEEYQDGGLPWRY encoded by the coding sequence ATGACAGCACAGCCGGCATCGCCGACCTCGCCGCTGGAACGGGCGGCCGACTCGTTCGCCGCCGAACTGTCCCAGTGGCGTGCCGACCGCGGAATGACCAAGAAGCAACTGGCCGCACGGATGGGCTTCGACCCGTCCTACGTCAGCCACGTCGAGGGCCGCCGCCACCGCCCCACCGAGGATTTCGCCCGCCGGGCCGAGGCCGTGCTCGACGCGGGCGGCCGCATCTGGCAGCGCTTCCAGGAGTACGACGAACTCCGCCACGTGCGCTCCAGCGGCCTCACGCACCGCGACCCGCCCGTGCCCGAGCAGTGGCTGCCGCCCGGCACCGGCCTGGTCGTCGAGCAGGAGATCGCGGAACTGGTCTACGCCGACGGCGAGTACCGCTGCGTGATCCGGCGCGCGCTCTACAACGCCGGCACCGAGCCGGTGACGCGCTACATGGTCAAGGTCGCGGTCGACCGGTACCCCGGCGACCCGGAGCGCTCCAACCGGCACCATCGCGAGCACCCGCTCTCCTTCGACGAGCTGAAACTCACCGCGTTCTGGGGTGCGCCGTACGCGCGGGAGCCGATGCGCTGGCGGAAGAAGCGCGACCGGGACGCGGACAAGGAGATGTGGCTGCTCTTCGAGAACGACAACGGCCGCTTCCCGCTCTACCCCGGCCAGCGCACCACGATCGAGTACGGGTACTCCGTCGCCGAGGAGAAGTGGGGCCAGTGGTTCCAGCGCGCGGTCCGGCTGCCCACCCGGCAGCTCACCGTCCGGCTGGACTTCCCGGCCGCGCTCGACCCCACGGTCTGGGGCGAGGAGACCTCGCTCTCCGCCGAGGAAGCGCCGCTGCGCACCCCGTTCACCCGGCACGAGGAGAACGACCGCGCGGTCTTCGAGTGGTCCACGGACGAGCCACCGCTCAACGCGCGCTACAAACTGTCCTGGCGATTCCGCGGCACCCCGGCACCGACCGGCGGCCAGCGGGCCAGCGACCGCATGCGCGCGGCCGGCATCCTGCAACGCGGCGACACCCGGCTTGGTACGCCGGCCCGCCGGCTCCCGCTGCCCGAACAGGCCCGGCAGGCGCGTGACGTGGCCGAGGCGCTGCACCGCGCGGCCGGCCGGGTCGAGACGCTGCACGATTTCCGCAAGGGCATGGGGCTGGCCGCGCCGCAGATCGGGCTGCCGGTCGCGGTCGCGGTGATCCGGCCGCCGGACCCGGCGGTGGAGCCGGTGACGCTGATCAACCCGCGGGTGGTGACCGAGTCCGCGGAGACCGACGTCCAGTACGAGGGCTGCCTGTCGTTCTTCGACGAGCGGGGCCCGGTCCGCCGGCCACTGCGCATCGACGTCGAGCACGAACGCTGGGACGGCACCCGCGTGATCACCACGTTCGAGCGGGCGATGGCCCGGCTGGTCGCGCACGAGATCGACCACCTGGACGGACGGCTCTACCTCGACCGTATGCCACCGGACGCGCGCCTGGTCTCGGTCGAGGAGTACCAGGACGGCGGCCTCCCCTGGCGCTACTAG